One genomic region from Octopus bimaculoides isolate UCB-OBI-ISO-001 chromosome 30, ASM119413v2, whole genome shotgun sequence encodes:
- the LOC106882251 gene encoding uncharacterized protein LOC106882251 encodes MNSGISFATSTLPNSSEEISSLDSFLHAVKNKLMQQLDQIIVPPLKYSGIVDVDKLVNFSNIIQELDDRIETSDGAIIEQEELLAEKKQRLESLKLTNKSSQL; translated from the exons ATGAATTCAGGTATCAG TTTTGCTACATCAACTTTACCCAATTCCTCTGAAGAAATCAGCAGTTTGGACTCTTTCCTGCATGCTGTGAAGAACAA gtTGATGCAACAATTAGACCAAatcattgtgcctccactcaaATATTCTGgaattgttgatgttgataaacTT GTAAACTTCAGCAACATAATCCAGGAGCTCGACGACAGGATCGAAACCTCGGATGGGGCGATCATCGAACAGGAAGAATTACTAGCAGAGAAGAAGCAAAGGCTGGAAAGTTTGAAGTTGACCAACAAATCTTCCCAGTTGTAG
- the LOC106882250 gene encoding uncharacterized protein K02A2.6-like, producing the protein MISSDIPRRPWQTIGVDLFKENQQWYLIMVCYHSKFPFVRKVKDLRARTITTVARGLVAEQGIPEQIICDNGTQFTSQEFRKLADEYGFNIVTSSPHYPKGHGFIERQVQENTSQMPRK; encoded by the coding sequence ATGATATCCAGTGACATTCCAAGAAGGCCATGGCAAACTATTGGAGTAGACCTGTTCAAAGAGAACCAACAATGGTACTTGATAATGGTCTGCTACCACTCCAAATTCCCATTTGTGAGGAAAGTGAAAGACTTGAGAGCCAGAACAATAACTACAGTGGCTCGAGGACTTGTGGCAGAGCAAGGAATACCAGAGCAGATCATATGTGACAATGGAACCCAGTTCACATCTCAGGAATTCAGAAAGCTAGCTGATGAGTATGGGTTCAACATTGTAACCTCATCTCCACACTACCCCAAAGGTCATGGATTCATTGAAAGACAGGTGCAAGAGAACACTAGTCAAATGCCGAGAAAGTAA